From Magnolia sinica isolate HGM2019 chromosome 13, MsV1, whole genome shotgun sequence, one genomic window encodes:
- the LOC131223840 gene encoding RING-H2 finger protein ATL74-like — MAMPHRLLLIGDPKEPQSTNGSKPGGGSYSSSEANFDTNMVIILAALLCALICALGLNSIVRCALRCGRRIAFETPDEAAARLATTGLKKRALRQIPVAEYGLGSNIPATECPICLGEFEQGDKVRVLPKCNHGFHVRCIDTWLMSHSSCPTCRHSLLDRPPPDSADIEAGTQSPGNLSGRRGGMVGLTDEVS; from the coding sequence ATGGCGATGCCTCATCGCCTTCTCCTCATCGGAGATCCAAAAGAGCCACAGTCGACCAATGGGAGCAAGCCAGGTGGCGGATCCTACAGCAGCAGTGAAGCTAACTTCGATACTAATATGGTGATCATCCTGGCGGCACTATTGTGCGCACTCATCTGCGCACTTGGGCTTAACTCGATTGTGCGGTGCGCGCTGCGGTGTGGCCGTCGGATCGCCTTCGAGACCCCAGACGAGGCAGCGGCCCGTCTTGCAACGACAGGCCTTAAGAAGCGGGCGCTGCGGCAGATCCCGGTGGCCGAATATGGGCTGGGGTCGAATATTCCGGCGACTGAATGTCCCATATGCCTTGGAGAATTTGAGCAAGGGGACAAGGTTAGGGTACTGCCCAAGTGCAACCATGGCTTCCACGTCAGATGCATTGACACGTGGCTCATGTCCCATTCTTCGTGCCCCACCTGTCGACACTCGCTGCTGGACCGCCCGCCGCCGGATTCTGCTGACATCGAGGCCGGCACCCAGTCACCGGGGAATTTGTCCGGCCGGCGGGGCGGGATGGTCGGATTGACTGATGAGGTGAGCTGA